GTGCTTTTCCGTATATTGAGATAAGTTGATATACCAGCAGGGCTGCGCTTGTCAACCGGGGGCTGCGTCTGCGGTGCGGGGGGGGGCGGTGCGGTGGAGTGCCTGGGCACGGCGGGGTGCGGCGCCTCCGGCGGGCAGGGCTCCGCCCTGCACCCGCCAGGGGCCAAGGGCCCCTGGACCCCACACGCCGCCCCGGACCCGCGCGGCGAAGCGCCGCGCGGGTCCGGGGCGGGGAATCCGGCCTGTGCTATCCGCGCGCGATTAGGCCCATGAGGGCGTAGGCCAGGCGGGCGGCGGTGAAGTCGGGGCCGTGCTGGCCGGGGGCCGGGGCCAGCTCGACCACGTCGCAGCCCACGATGGTCCGGCCCCGGGCCACGTTGTCCAGCAGCCACATGGCCTGGTGCCAGAACAGGCCGCCGGGCACGGGGGTGCCGGTGCTGGGCATGAGCGCGGGGTCCAGGCCGTCCACGTCGAAGGTGACGTAGAGCCGCGCGGGGAAATCCGGCGGCAGCACCGGGGCGGCGGGCGGGGCCAGGGGCAGGTCCGGGCCGTCCATGCGCCCGATGGCCAGGGCCTCGCGCAGGTCGTGCTCGTCGCGGCACAGGGCGCGCACGCCGATCTGGAACAGGGGCAGGCCCAGGTCCAGGGCGCGGCGCATGACGCAGGCGTGGCTCAGGCGCGAGCCCTGGTAGGCGTCGCGCAGGTCGGCGTGGGCGTCGAACTGGACCACCCCGAAGGGCTCGGCGGGGCCCAGGGCGCGGCGCAGGGCGGCCAGGGCGCCCAGGGTCACGGTGTGCTCGCCGCCCAGCAGCACGGGCACGGCGCCCGCGTCCAGGGCTTCGGCCACGGCGGTTTCGATGCGCGCCAGCACGGCCTCGGCGGGGCCGCCGCAGTCGATGGCCGGGCGGGTGTGGATGCCCGCGTCGGCGGGCACGCCATGGCCGTCCCACAACTCAAGCTGGTTGGAGGCCGCCAGGATGGCCGCCGGGCCGCAGGCCGTGCCGCCGCCGTAGGACACGCTGGCCTCGAAGGGCGCGGGGATGACGTGGATGCGGCTGCCCCGGGCGGCGGGGCGGCCGATTTCCTCTTCCAGGAAGCCGGGCGTGACGGGGGCGGGCATGGGCGCTCCTTGCGCGCCGCGTGGCTTCAGGACAGGCGGCTCTTGAAGTCCTGGTAGCCGAAGCGGCGCACGGTCTCGAAGGCGTCGCGCGCCGGGTCGTAGAGCACGATGGACGGCAGGCGCACGCCGTTGAAGGTGGTGTTCTTGACCATGGTGTAGTGGGCCATGTCGGTGAAGACAAGGCGCTGCCCGGGCACCGGGGGCGCGTCGAAGCTGTAGTCGCCCGCCATGTCGCCCGCCAGGCAGGACGGGCCGCCCAGGCCCACGGTGTGGGCCTTCTCGCCGGGCAGGCCCGCGCCGACGACGTGGGGCCGGTAGGGCCCTTCGAGCACGTCGGGCATGTGGCAGGGCACGGCGGTGTCCATGATGGCCACGGGCCGGGCGCCGCCGGGCACCACGTCCAGCACGCTGGTCACCAGGTAGCCCGCGTTCAGGACCACGGCCTCGCCGGGCTCCAGGTACACGCGCAGCCCGTGGCGGGCGCGGAAGCCGCGCACCAGTTCCACCAGCCGTTCGCGGTCGTAGTCCGCGCGGGTGATGTGGTGTCCGCCGCCGAAGTTCACGTAGTCCAGGCCAGGGAGCAGGTCGCCG
This portion of the Desulfocurvus vexinensis DSM 17965 genome encodes:
- the speB gene encoding agmatinase, giving the protein MPAPVTPGFLEEEIGRPAARGSRIHVIPAPFEASVSYGGGTACGPAAILAASNQLELWDGHGVPADAGIHTRPAIDCGGPAEAVLARIETAVAEALDAGAVPVLLGGEHTVTLGALAALRRALGPAEPFGVVQFDAHADLRDAYQGSRLSHACVMRRALDLGLPLFQIGVRALCRDEHDLREALAIGRMDGPDLPLAPPAAPVLPPDFPARLYVTFDVDGLDPALMPSTGTPVPGGLFWHQAMWLLDNVARGRTIVGCDVVELAPAPGQHGPDFTAARLAYALMGLIARG